The following is a genomic window from Verrucomicrobiales bacterium.
AGCGGTCCGACGAGGGTTATAGCTCCATAGTCCTGTAGCCCTCTACAGCTTTTCGGCACCCCCGGAGGGGGATCCCGGCTCCGCCGGGGGGCAAAAGCGGCAGAGGGCTGCCGCACTCCAAATCGCATAGTGCCTCGCGAAGCGTTATGGAGTTGACCGCGAAGCGGTCCGACGAGGGTTATAGTTCCATAGTTGACCGCGAAGCGGTCCGACCAGGGTTATAGTTCAATAGTCCTGTAGCCCTCTACAGCTTTTCGGCACCCCCGGAGGGGGATTCCGGCTCCGCCGGGGGGCAAAAGCGGCAGAGGGCTGCCGCACTCCAAAAGGCATAATGCCTCGCGGAGCGTTATGGAGTTGACCGCGAAGCGGTCCGACGAGGGTTATAGTTCCATAGTTGACCGCAAAGCGGTCCGACGAGGGTTATAGTTCCATAGTCCTGTAGCCCTCTACCGCTTTTCGGCACCGACGAAGTCGGCCCCCCCCATGGCTGACCCCACTCCTAATCACCCCCCCTGCCCCCCACTGAGTGCGCGCTTGCTACTTCCAGCCAAACGGTTACCGTGTCAACCATGATGACGGAAGCACTTGACGGGACACATCACGAACGGCTGGCGGCGCTGGGAAACCGGGTTCTCGCCGGCGGCGAAATCTCCCGCGACGAAGCGGCCTACCTTTTTGGACTGAAGTCCACGTCCGACATCTTTGATTTGCTCGCCTGGGCCAACCGCATCCGGGAACATTTCAAGGGGAACAAGATTCACCTGTGCTCCATTGTAAACGCCAAAGCCGGCGGATGTTCTGAGAATTGCTCCTTCTGCGCACAGTCGTCTTTTCATCAGACCGGATCGCCCAAGTACGGGTTTGTGGATCCCGAACCCGTCGACGCCGCGTCCGACGAGGCCAGCCGGAACGGTGTCACCGCGGTCGGATTGGTGGCCGCCTGGAAGGGACTGAACGAAGGCCCCATGCTCGACGAGGTCTGCGACCGCATTCGCGAGATGGCGCAAGGCGGGAAAGTAAGACCGGACGCCTCCTTGGGGATCATCAAGAACCCTCGGGTCGCGGAGCGACTGAAAGAAGCCGGGCTCGAGTGCTACGGACACAACCTGGAGAGTTCGCGCCGCTTCTTTCCGAAGCACTGCACCACCCATAGCTACGAAGATCGAATCGAAACGATCAAGCACCTGAAGAATGCCGGCCTGAAAATTTGTTCGGGTGGGATCATTGGAATGGGTGAGACCTGGGAAGATCGCCTGGACCTGGCGTTTTCCCTGAAGGAGATCGGAGCGAATGTCGTTCCCATCAACATTTTGAACCCCATCGCAGGCACTCCGTTCGCGAACAACCCCGCGCTGCCGCCGATGGAGATCCTCCAAACCATCGCCTGCTTCCGGTTTATCCTCCCCCGTCAGGAGATCATGGTCGCCGGCGGCCGCACCGTGAATCTGCGCGACCTGCAAAGCATGGTGTTCACGGCGGGAGCAAGTGCACTCATGGTAGGAAACTATCTCACCACGCTGAACCAACCCGTGGAGAAAGATCTCCAGATGCTGAAGGATCTGGGACTCGATCCAGACTGGGAGAACCATGGCTTCGCTGATCAATCGGTTCCCATCACTTTCACCCAACGCGCGCCCTCTCGCGAGGCCGCTGTGACCGTTTAACCGCATCGCACGGGAGGGAACGATGGGAGCCTTCCTCTTCCCTCCCCCACCGGACCGAGCCCATGTCGACCGACGCCCCCACGCCCTCCCCGTCCGACAGTAGACTCCAACTCAACCGAGGGGGCTACTTCGGCGAGCGCATCGACATCGCCGGGGTGCTGCCTCGAATCGAGACGATTGCCATCCGACAGGGATGGACCCCAGACCCGATTGATTGTCCCAATGGGACCCGGATAGCCGCGTTCCGCAAAGGGAATGCTCAGGCTCGCGCCAATGTATATCTGTCCGCCGGCATTCATGGCGATGAACCGGCCGGCCCCATCGCGGTCGAACGCCTCCTCGAACAGGCCGAGTGGCCGACCCGCTTCAATTACTGGTTGGTTCCCTGCCTCAATCCATTTGGGTTCGAGAGAAACACCCGCGAAGGACTGGGCGGTATCGACCTCAACCGCGACTACCTCAACCCTCGAACGCCAGTCACCTCAGGCCATATCGATTGGCTGGCCCGTCAACCCCGGTTTGACCTGGCTCTGCTGCTGCACGAGGACTGGGAAGCCAACGGCTTCTACCTCTACGAACTCAACCCTGACAGCCAACCCTCTCTCGCGAACGTGATGATCGAGGCCGTGCGAAAGGTCTGTCCGATCGAGCATGCCGAGGAGGTAGATGGACGCCAAGCGGCCGGCGGGATGATCCGATTTGTTGGAAGCATTCCAGAGCGCGAGGAATGGCCAGAAGCATTGCATCTGATCTACCACAAGACGCGCCACAACTACACCTTGGAGGGACCTTCGGACTACCCGTTAGCCCTGCGTGTGAACGCCCTAGTGACCGCCGTCAACGCCGCTTTGCAGCATTTTGAGCCGCACGGTTAGAGCTTGAGGCTCAGCAGGCCGACTTCCAGAGCCAGGGCCTCCTGGACATTGGTATTGAGCAGCCGTTGCGTCTTTTCCATCTCCTCCAGATTGGACATGGCGTCTTCGGCGGTCAGACGTCCGGCAATCAGGGAAGTGGCTTCCCTCAGCCGCGGGTAACGGCACAGCGACTCATCCACTTGAAGAGTCTGCAGCCAGACGTCGCGCAACCACCATTGCAGAGCGCCCACAATGCCCCCACGCAAGCGCCGGTACTCCGCCTCGACTGACGCCGCCAGTTCGTCCTCCAACCGCTCCCGAAACTCAGGCTCCAAATCCTTCTCCTTCTCCAAAGGCGAGTCCGCGGTGAGCCGTTCTTCCACCTGGCTTTTGAGTTCCGAGAGGCGCTTCAGCAGAACCGAAAGGAGCCGGTAGCGCTCCAGGAGTCCGCCGGAATCGCTCGCCGCCGCGGCCCCAAAGGCTTGCAACCATTCCGACTCGGGCTCCGACGCCGCCGGGTCCGACAGGTCGAACAGGGTGAGCCGCTGACACCTGGATCGCAGCGTTTCCAGGACCTGCTCGGGAGCCGTGCTCAGCAGCACCAACACCGAATCAGCCGGCGGCTCCTCCAGAGTCTTGAGAAAGCGGTTCGCCGCTGTCGCATTCAAACGATCAGCAGCAACGATCATGTTCACCTTGTAGCGCGCCTCGTTGGGACGAAGATAAACGGTCTGAAGCAGGTCTCCAATCTGGTCGCCACGAATCTGACGCGATTTAGATTCCGCCCGTATCCACTGAATGTCGGGGTGATTGTAGTTATCGACCTTGCGACAGCTGAGGCACTGATCACAACAATCCAGCGGCAGGCCGGACTGGCCGGCGCGAGGAGGATTCTGGCAGTTCAAACACTTGGCGATCGTTCGAGCGAACAACTCGAGGGATTCGAGAGAGTCTCCAGCGATGAGATACGCATGCGCCAACCGCCCGCGCTCCCATCCCTTCTGCAAGGATTGGGCCGCCGCCGCGTAAGCCTCAAGTTCGCGCCAAGACATTTAAACACCATCCCGAGAAGCCTATCGCTTCGCCAGAAAAAAATCCCGTCACCCTGGGCCGAATGGATGCGTAGCACCGGGGGAAGCGGTCATCAGCTTCACCAGCAGCGGGATGCTGGTGTGACGCACCCCGTCCACCGAAATCTCAATGGAATAGAGACCCGCCTTGGATAAGGTCATGTTTTGGAGCGTGATCACCGCGTTTCGGGACAAAAAAATGGTGTCATCGGGCACCGCCACCTCCAAATGCATTTCCAGCGGGTTCATGACCGAACGGCCGTCCTCGTCGACAAAATTCATCTGCAGAACATGCTTACCTTCCTCCGTCTTCTGAAAGGTCAGCCGGATCGCAATGGAGCACTGGGGATGGATCGCCGGGAGATGGGACGTGATCAAGGTGTCGAAGGTCCCGAGCAGGTTAAGCTTCCCGGCATAGTCCGTCGCGGCATCACAGAGTACGGCTAATTGGATCTGCATAATCTCAAGAAACAGCAGCTTAGGGGATCCCACGGGAGAATCAGTAAGTTTCTAACACTTTCGAAAGGTCTTGCGATAGACGCATCGCATTTGCTACTAACCACTTCGTTTTCTATGGCAGCTATCGGGCGATTTCAAAAGGGCGACGAGATTTTTCACGCCAAGGTGGTAGATGGCGAACTGTTCCGCTTGCAAGGGGACGTTTTCGGCTCTCCCTCCTTCGAAAAGAAACCAACTCCTTTCAAGGGGTTGCGAACCCTCACGCCTGTCAATCCCTCCAAGGTGATTGCTGTCGGGCTGAACTACGCCGACCATGCCCGGGAGGCCAACAAACCGATCCCCAAACAGCCTCTATTCTGGCTCAAAGCGCCCACTTCTCTGATCCCAGATGGCCTCAAAATCGAGATCCCATTCACCACGCATCACGTTGATTTTGAAGCAGAACTGGCGATTGTGATCGGCCGTCGAGTCCGCAATGTCACTCCGGCAGCTGCTGCGCGCTACATCTTTGGCTACACCGCCGCCCAGGACGTAAGCGATCGCACGATCCAGAATGCCGAAAGTCAGTGGGCCCGGGCTAAGTCCTTCGATACCTTCACCCCGCTGGGGCCTTACGTGGAAACGAAGATCGACCCGCATGATCTTACCATCCAGCTCTTTCAGAACGGGCAACTTCGACAGAACTCCAACACGAGCCAGTTAATTTTTAACTGTTTCGACTTGGTCAGCTTCATCTCGACGAACATGACCCTGCTCCCCGGAGACGTCATCCTAACCGGCACACCGAGCGGTGTCGGACCGATCGAAAGCGGCGACCGTCTGGAAGTCCGGATCCAAGGCCTAGCCCCCCTGGTCAATACCGTGAAGTAAGCCAAAAGCTGGCACTCCATTGGAGCGACGTCCGTACCCGGACGTTCCCCCCCAGCCCCAGAGCGCAGCGGGCGTTTCCTTCACCCTTCCCTCTTTCCACACCCCATGGGCCGAGACGGCCCACACTACAATAGGCGTCCGACCGGACGCTGGGCTACCGCTTCAAACAGCGCCGCAGTTCTTCAGCCAGCACTCGGACATGGGGCTCTTCGATCAAGGTCACATGGGTACCCGGGACCTCATGAACTTCTACCCCTCCCAAGGCTAATTCGTTCCAGGAAGAACGAAGCTCCTGCTTGGACCAAGGGTGGTGCGATTGAGCCATGAAAAGGGTGACTTTGCCGGCATAGGAACGAGTGATATAGCGCTGAGATGCCATGCGATTGGCCTGCCCGATATTCGCAAAGAGCTTGGGTAGTGCCTCTCCATCCCGGCCCCCGGCTGCGAGATAGAGCCGCAAAGCCGACTGCCAAACCAAACTTTGAGTTCGCTTGGTAATCGTCCGCCCCTTCTGGGCAATATAGTTAGGCAATCCCTCGAGATCCAAAGAACGGATATCGCGCCAGTGCCCATCCACTCGCTTCCGCCAATGATCTAATCCTTCCTCTAATCTCCGTCCCCAAGGCTGGCCCTGCACTTCCATTCGAGGGAAAGTGTCGAACAACGCTACAACGCCGACTGGCTTCCCCAGTGCCGCCAACTGCCTGGCCATCTCGTAGGCAACCATCCCGCCAAAGGACAGTCCGCCCAGATGGTACGGTCCTTCGGGACACACGGAAAGCACCTCCTTCAAGTAGTGCTCTGCCATCTGAGGAATGCTCTGCAACGGCGGAGTCAGGCCATCCAGCCCAACCGACTGCAGACCGTAAACCGGCCGATCATTCCCCAAATGCTGCACTAACGGGTTGAACCCAACCACGTTGCCCGCGAGTCCATGCACCAGAAAGATCGGCACCCCGCGCCCTTCTGGCTGCATCACCACCAGCGATCGCCACGAAGTAGAGGCTTTCTTCCCGTGGATCACGCGGGCGATTCCCTCGATCGTCGGAGTTTCGAACAAGGTGGCCAGCGGGAGCCGTTTTCCATAGCGCTGCTCGATCCGTGCGAACAAGTGGGCGGCTAAAAGCGAATGACCGCCCAGCGCAAAAAAGTCGTCCCGGACCCCTACTCGTTCCCGCCCCAGAAACTCTTGCCAAAGTTCGGCCAGCCCTGTCTCGAGTTCATCGCGCGGAGCAAGATAAGCAACCTCCTGCTGCAGAATCTGACCCTGCATCCGCGCGAGGATATTGCGATCCACCTTGCCGCTGGAGGTCCGTGGCAGGGCATCCACGATGGTCACCGCCGATGGGATCATGTAGGAAGGCAACTTCCCGCTCAGCCACTCTCTCAAATCAGCGAGATCCAGTTTCGGAGTCTTCGGACAGGCCAGGCAAGCCACCAAAACCTTTTCCTGCCCAGGCTGTTCAGTCACCACCACAGCCACATCCTCAACCCCACTCACCCCTCGCAGCACAGACTCGATCTCACCCAACTCGATGCGGTGACCGCGGATCTTCACCTGATGATCCGATCGGCCGAGATATTCCAGCTCCCCATTGGGAAGTCGCCGTGCCAGATCTCCGGTGGCATACATGCGCGCTCCCGGGGTGCCAGCGAATGGGTCCGGAACAAAACGCTCGGCGGTTAGGTCTGGCCGATGCCGATAGCCTCGCGCCACGCCATCTCCACCGATAAACAGTTCTCCCACCATCCCAACGGGGACCGGCTGATGGCTTCGATCCAGCAAATACAGACGAGTGTTGGCGATCGCGGTGCCGATGTTGACCGATTCCCCCGATCGCAGCCGCTTGGCCGCAGACCAGATCGTGGTTTCGGTTGGACCGTACACATTCCAGGTCGACGCCCCCAAAGCCGGCAAGCGATCGGCCAACTCCTGGGGCATCGCCTCTCCGCCACAAAGGAGACGCAGGCGGGGACTTCCCGCCCATCCCGCCAGCAGCAACATCTTCCAAGTGGCCGGAGTGGCTTGCAGGACCGTCGCTTGAACCTCCTGCAGCCGCTGAGCCAGCAAAGCCCCATCCAAAACCGTTTCACGGGATGCCAACACGCACCGAGCTCCCGAGATGAGAGGAAGCCAAATCTCGAGGCCCGAGATGTCGAATGAAACCGTCGTGATGGCGAGCCACACATCAGATGGCTCCATCGCGAGACTGTCTCGGAAATGCCACAAGCAGTTCACCAGCGCTCGATGTGAAATCTCGACTCCCTTCGGCCGACCCGTGGAGCCGGAAGTATAAAGCACGTAGGCCATCGATTCCGGTTGGAGCACCGGAAGCTTCCCAGGCGGATCGCCGGGCTGTCCCCAGGAGATTTCGTCCAGGAAAACTACCGGCACGGTCTCCGAGGGAAGCCGCCCCTTCATCGATTCCTCAGAAAGAAGGAGGGACACCGAAGCATCCTCCATCACTAAGCGCAAGCGCTCCCGGGGATGCTCCGGATCCAGGGGCAGATACGCGCCACCCGCCTTGAGGATCCCGAGCAGGCCGACGATCATTTCTAAGGAGCGTTCCAAGTAGAGGCCCACCAGAACATCCGGACCGATTCCCCGCTTGCGCAGAGAGTGTGCCAGCTGATCGGCCCGCGCGTTCAACTCACGATAGGTGAGCGAAGTGTTCCCATACACTATCGCGATGGCATTAGGCGCCCGCTTCACCTGTTCCTCAAAAAGCTGAGGAATACATTTGTCGCGTGGATAATCACATCGCACGCGAGTCCACTCTTCCTCCAGTTGAAGTCGCTCCCGTTGGCTCATCAGGTTCAGAGCGCTCACCGGTTGCGAAGGATCGGCACAGATCGACCGCAACAGCTCTCTCAACTGTTCGGCCATGCGCTCGACCGTCGCGGCTTGAAAAATATCTGTCGCGTACTCCAGACGACACTCCCAGGTATCTCCCACCAATTGAATGCTCCAACTGAGGTCGTTCTTGCTGGTGCGGGCGAGCAAGTCCTGCTCCCGGCATTCGGCGTCTCCGACCCTCAATCCCGGCAGCCCCTCCTCCATCAGCACAAACATCACCTGATAGAGAGGTTGTTGTCCCGCCTGTCTTTGCTTCACCGCAATTTCCACCATCTGTTCGAAAGGCAGGGCGGCATGTTCAAAGGCGTTTAGGCAAGTGGCTCGAACGATCTTCAACGTTTCCAGGAACCCGTGATTACCCTCCACCTTGAGCCGCATCGGCAGCATGTTGAGGAAGAACCCGATCATGGATTGGGTCTCAGGCTGATCGCGTTGAGCGATGGGCGTTCCCACCACGAGATCGTTTTGCCCGGTATACCGGTGCAGCCAAACTTGAAATGCCGTCAGCAAGACGGTGAACAAAGTGGTTTGCTCCTCGCGCGCCAACTGACGCAGCCTCACGACCTCCGGTCCGCTGATGGAAAATCGATAATCACCACCTCGCCCGCTCGGTCGAGCTGGTCTGATTCGATCCGCGGGCAACTCCAGGACCGGTGGCAAGTCGCGGAGCTGTTCCCGCCAATACGCCCGTTCCCGCTCCAGGAACTCGCCGGTCAAACGTTCGCGTTGCCACGAGGCAAAATCCGCATACTGCAACGCCACCGACGACAGCGTAGCGGCGCTCTCGTCTGCATCAGCCGCGTAGAGTTCCTCCCATTCGTTCAACAAGAGCCTCAACGACCACTCGTCGAGGATACTGTGGTGAAAGGTCAACCCAAGGGCCTGGTCCATCTCGCCAAGCTTCAACCAACAAATCCGCCACAGCGGGGCTTTGCCCAGCTCGAATCGCTCGCTTCCTTCCTCCTCAAGCCTGCGAACGAACTCAGCTTCACGGGCCTCACCGGGCAGGTGCGTCAAATCCACTTCCCGCCAGTCGAGCTCTGCCTGATTCATCTCTGCTACCCTCTGCACGACGCGCCCCGACTCGGCGACCAGACTGGTCCTCAAGACTTCATGTCGACGCTGAATGACCTCGAAACATCGGCGCGTCTTGACGGCGTCCATGACCCCGACCACGCGAAATGCGATGCGAATATGATAGGACGAGGGGTCAGCCAAAGTCTCGTGAAGCAGCCACATCGCTTGTTGGCCATGGGAGGCCGGGAGCGACTTCGTTCGGTCGGCCCGCTGGATTCGGCCGCGACCACCCTGAACCCCAGTCGAACGGGCCAGTTTTGACGCAAGCCCTTCAACCGTCGGAAACTCAAACAGCCAGCGCAGCTCCATCTCCGCGCGCAACTGTTGTCGAACTCTCGCGCTGACCGCCACTGCCAGCAAGGAGTGACCGCCCAGATCGAAGAAATTGTCTTTCACACCCACGGATGGCAGACGCAAGACCTCCTGCCAAATCCCAACCAAAGTCCGCTCAAGCTCGTTGCGGGGCGCCTCATACTCAATTCCCAGGCTCAGGGTCGAGGTCTCAACCCGCTCCAAGGCCTTCCGGTCCACCTTCCCGTTCACGTTCAGAGGCAGAGCCTCCAACCGAACGAACTGGGTGGGAATCATGTACTCCGGCAACCGCTCCAGCAGCCACCTCCGCAGGTCAGCGGCGTTCACTGTCTCCCCCTCAACCGGAACCAGGAATCCCACGAGAACCCTGGACCCATCCTGACCCGCACGAATCCCCACCGCGCTTCCCGTCAACCCTGGATGTTCCTGAAGGATCCTTTCGATTTCCGCAGGCTCAATTCGGTATCCCCGAATCTTCACCTGCTCATCCATGCGACCCAAAAACTCCACATTGCCGTCGGGAAGAAACCGCGCGAGATCCCCAGTTCGATACAGCCGAGCGCCCCGACGCCCACTGAACGGATCGGGCACGAATTTCTCAGCCGTTAACTCGTCTAGGCCGAGATATCCGCGTGCCAACCCATCGCCACCCACCCACAACTCCCCCGGAACTCCCCGAGGTAGCAGCTGCTGATGAGGGTCGAGCACATATACCTCCGTCCCAGAAATCGCCTGCCCAAGCGGGACCGATGCGCCGACTTGGTCAGGATGGTCTAGGACGCAGCAGCAACTGAAGGTGGTGTTCTCGGTCGGCCCGTATCCATTGATCAATCGTCCATGACCAGGCCGCTGGAGATAACTGCGAACCAGGGTCGGCGATAAAACATCGCCGCCAGCCAGGAGCTGGCGAAGCCGAACGAGCGGTTCTGGGTGACGCTGGAACATCTCGTGAAACAACGCCGCGGTGAGCCAGAGCGTGGTGACGCCGTGCGAGACGATCAGCTCGCTCAATTCGTGATAATCCAGGTGGCCTGCCGGAGCGACAATTAGGCGGGCTCCATTCAGCAAGCTGCCCCAAATCTCAAACGTGGAGGCATCGAAGGAGAGGGGCGCGAACTGCAGGAGAACCTCCTCCGGCCCCAGCTCCACGTAGTCGGGTTGAATCACGAGTCGAACGATTCCCAAGTGGGGCACCATCACCCCCTTGGGTTGTCCCGTGGTTCCTGAGGTGTACAGGACATAGGCCAGGTGATCCGGACGGGTGATGCCAGGAGGATTCGTCGTCGGAGACCCGGCGAAGGCGTTGTCCGCTCCATCCAAAGCCAAAGTCTGGAAGGGAGTGCTTCGAGAGCGCGACAAGCCTTCGAAGATCGCCAGCCAACGCGTTTGCACCAGCACCAGGCCCGTCCGCGTATCGTCGATCAGGAATTGAAGCCGCGAGGCCGGCAAATGCGGATCGAGGGGCACATACGCACCACCCGCTTTCAGGATCCCCAGAAGCCCCACGATCATTTCCAAGGAGCGTTCCATACCGAGTCCTACCAGCACGTCGGGACCAACTCCGCGGGCTCGCAGGCCATGGGCCACCTGATTTGACTTGGCATTCAGCTCCCGATAAGTGAGCCGAGATCCACCGTAGGAAGCCGCGATCGCATCCGGAGTTCGCTCCACCTGTTCCTCGAACAGCTGGTGCACGCACTTGTCTCGAGGATAATCACGCCAGGTCCGACGCCAATCGCCCTCGATCCAACTCCGCTCCGGCGCCGTCATCAGATTCAAGCGACTGATGGGCAGTTCGACATTGGCACAAATAGATTCCAACAGTTCGCACCATTGTTCGGTCATCCGTGCGACCGCAGGCTCGCTGAACAGGTCCGTCGCGTACTCAAAATAGCACTGCCACTGATCGCCTTCGGTATTCAGATACAACGTCAGATCGCACTTGCTGGTCTGGGTCTCCAGCATCCGTGCGGTCCCCAGCGCGTGACCTAACTGAACGGCGGGAAGCTTCTGTTCCAGGAGAACAAACATCACCTGGTAAAGCGGCTGCCGACCCACTTGCCGCTGCTTGACGGCCAGCTCGACCATTTGCTCGAACGGCAGCTCCGAATGGCCGATGGCATCCAGCGTGGTATCCCACAGTCGTCTCAGCACGTCCCGAAATCCGGGGTCTCCCTCCAGGCGCAGCCGAATCGGGAGCATGTTGAGGAAAAAACCCAGCAGCGGCTTCACCCCCGGTTGCTCCCGCTGCGCCAAAGGCGTGCCCACCATGAGGTCTGTCCGACCGGTGTAGCGATGCAGCCAAACCTGGAAAGCCGCGAGCATCACCGCGAACAACGTGCATCTTTCCTCGCGGGCCAACTCCCGGAGGCGCTCCACCACCGGCCCCCTTATCGAAAATCGATATCCGGCCCCTCGACCGCTCGGCTTCGATGGTCGAGCCTTGTCGAAGGGCACCTCCAGCGCTGCGGGGAAATCCGCCAGTTGCTTCTTCCAGTAGGCGCGGCTCGAAGGAAGTCCCGATGCCGTGCGTTCCCTCTGCCAAACCGAGAAGTCGCCATACTGCACTGGCAGTTCAGCCAGTTCAGCGGACTCGGCTCGGCCTCCAGCCGCATAGAGCCGCTCCAACTCATCAAAGAAAATCCGCAAGGACCAGTCGTCCACCACGCAGTGGTGAAACGTGATGGCCAGCACGTGTTGATTTTCGCTGAGCCGAATCCAGGTCGACCGCCACAGCGGCGCCGAAGCCAGATCAAATGGTTCCCGCGCCAGGTCTTGAAGCAGCTCGTTGAGCCTCTGCTCCTCCTGCGCAGATGGGATGCTTCCTGAGTCGATCTCTTCCCAACGCAGCTCGGCACTGGCGGCGCTAAGAACCCTCTGCAGCAACGCTTCCCCCTCGACCACCAGCCCGGTCCTGAGGACCTCGTGACGACTTTGGATGACGCTGAGCGATCGTCGGACAAGCCGCGCATCGACAGGCCCCTGGATGCTCACCGCCACCGAAACATGATAGGCGGAGGCGTCCGCTAAAGTCTGTTGCATCAACCAGACCGCCTGCTGCGCAAACGAAGCAGGCAGCGGCCTCGCTCGATCCACCGGTCGCAGATGGACCT
Proteins encoded in this region:
- a CDS encoding amino acid adenylation domain-containing protein, which produces MSEPQQNSTAELTELKRRLAALSSEEREKLAQRLSQSSPLASHVVSHASALPKAKPLRVEVSAGRVVYPASPTQLWMWFLHEFAPESAAYNTPSAFHLKGPLRVDWLEESMRGVVGRHETLRTTFTMEGDSLVQVVSSAVTLDWRVVDLASLPSQERTSEAEALLRREACVPFRLSTGPLLRTVLVRLAPEEHLLLIVLHHIVSDGWSRSNLCREVTAAYTSLSGPGAMSLPPLPLQFADYSAGRSDWMGSKACFQQEAYWSARLAGVAGVLDLPADHPRPLRASLRGSRCTRVLGPELMEALRTRAQEEGATLFMILLSAFKILLAQSTGQTDLVVGVPIANRRRVEFEGLIGCFINTLVMRTSLAGDLTFRQVLHRVKETAIGAYENQDIALERLVDLLKVRREPGRSPLIQVTFALQDFPEVRLPLPGLVSAPWPVSTGCSIVDLSLAVERSGEGWKATLDSALDLFEPARAERLLAAWHELLKKFVEDPTQRIAHPQVAAAATKSRSLIGPNASRREYPRDKCLHQLFEEQVARTPDSVAVVCDGVIMTYRELDLRANQVARRLLAMGVGPDVLVGLYLEPSLEMMVGILGILKAGGAYLPMDLRSPSGRIAFMLEDAQAPALVTQRSLLPSLPAAKAQVLCLDDLADSEHGALDASLLPAVKPDHLAYVIYTSGSTGQPKGCMVSHYNVTRLMRATEGTFGFNSSDVWTLFHSCSFDFSVWEIWGPLIYGGRLVVVPYLVSRSPEAFYELLVTERVTVLNQTPAAFRQLIAVEEDGYAEPLALRYVIFGGEALLMESLRPWFDRHGDQTPKLVNMYGITETTVHVTWRVLSKQDLGAGSVIGIPIDDLQVHVLDEQGNLQPTGVMGEFYVGGAGLARGYLRRPELTQQRFVSNPFSADPSERLYRTGDLGRWLPSGELEYLGRIDHQVKIRGFRIELGEIEAVLRKHPDIRDVVVLAEMHSEDDQRLVAYVVTSSQAVTVHELRSHALAYLPAYMVPSGYVRVEKIPLTSNGKVDRKALEQIERDNLTAGVDYEAPRDEMEKNLVEIWEAVLDRKPIGVRDNFFDLGGHSLRAVALSSRIRQQLGIEMELRWLFEHSTIDGLARRLSSLCEAGATQVHLRPVDRARPLPASFAQQAVWLMQQTLADASAYHVSVAVSIQGPVDARLVRRSLSVIQSRHEVLRTGLVVEGEALLQRVLSAASAELRWEEIDSGSIPSAQEEQRLNELLQDLAREPFDLASAPLWRSTWIRLSENQHVLAITFHHCVVDDWSLRIFFDELERLYAAGGRAESAELAELPVQYGDFSVWQRERTASGLPSSRAYWKKQLADFPAALEVPFDKARPSKPSGRGAGYRFSIRGPVVERLRELAREERCTLFAVMLAAFQVWLHRYTGRTDLMVGTPLAQREQPGVKPLLGFFLNMLPIRLRLEGDPGFRDVLRRLWDTTLDAIGHSELPFEQMVELAVKQRQVGRQPLYQVMFVLLEQKLPAVQLGHALGTARMLETQTSKCDLTLYLNTEGDQWQCYFEYATDLFSEPAVARMTEQWCELLESICANVELPISRLNLMTAPERSWIEGDWRRTWRDYPRDKCVHQLFEEQVERTPDAIAASYGGSRLTYRELNAKSNQVAHGLRARGVGPDVLVGLGMERSLEMIVGLLGILKAGGAYVPLDPHLPASRLQFLIDDTRTGLVLVQTRWLAIFEGLSRSRSTPFQTLALDGADNAFAGSPTTNPPGITRPDHLAYVLYTSGTTGQPKGVMVPHLGIVRLVIQPDYVELGPEEVLLQFAPLSFDASTFEIWGSLLNGARLIVAPAGHLDYHELSELIVSHGVTTLWLTAALFHEMFQRHPEPLVRLRQLLAGGDVLSPTLVRSYLQRPGHGRLINGYGPTENTTFSCCCVLDHPDQVGASVPLGQAISGTEVYVLDPHQQLLPRGVPGELWVGGDGLARGYLGLDELTAEKFVPDPFSGRRGARLYRTGDLARFLPDGNVEFLGRMDEQVKIRGYRIEPAEIERILQEHPGLTGSAVGIRAGQDGSRVLVGFLVPVEGETVNAADLRRWLLERLPEYMIPTQFVRLEALPLNVNGKVDRKALERVETSTLSLGIEYEAPRNELERTLVGIWQEVLRLPSVGVKDNFFDLGGHSLLAVAVSARVRQQLRAEMELRWLFEFPTVEGLASKLARSTGVQGGRGRIQRADRTKSLPASHGQQAMWLLHETLADPSSYHIRIAFRVVGVMDAVKTRRCFEVIQRRHEVLRTSLVAESGRVVQRVAEMNQAELDWREVDLTHLPGEAREAEFVRRLEEEGSERFELGKAPLWRICWLKLGEMDQALGLTFHHSILDEWSLRLLLNEWEELYAADADESAATLSSVALQYADFASWQRERLTGEFLERERAYWREQLRDLPPVLELPADRIRPARPSGRGGDYRFSISGPEVVRLRQLAREEQTTLFTVLLTAFQVWLHRYTGQNDLVVGTPIAQRDQPETQSMIGFFLNMLPMRLKVEGNHGFLETLKIVRATCLNAFEHAALPFEQMVEIAVKQRQAGQQPLYQVMFVLMEEGLPGLRVGDAECREQDLLARTSKNDLSWSIQLVGDTWECRLEYATDIFQAATVERMAEQLRELLRSICADPSQPVSALNLMSQRERLQLEEEWTRVRCDYPRDKCIPQLFEEQVKRAPNAIAIVYGNTSLTYRELNARADQLAHSLRKRGIGPDVLVGLYLERSLEMIVGLLGILKAGGAYLPLDPEHPRERLRLVMEDASVSLLLSEESMKGRLPSETVPVVFLDEISWGQPGDPPGKLPVLQPESMAYVLYTSGSTGRPKGVEISHRALVNCLWHFRDSLAMEPSDVWLAITTVSFDISGLEIWLPLISGARCVLASRETVLDGALLAQRLQEVQATVLQATPATWKMLLLAGWAGSPRLRLLCGGEAMPQELADRLPALGASTWNVYGPTETTIWSAAKRLRSGESVNIGTAIANTRLYLLDRSHQPVPVGMVGELFIGGDGVARGYRHRPDLTAERFVPDPFAGTPGARMYATGDLARRLPNGELEYLGRSDHQVKIRGHRIELGEIESVLRGVSGVEDVAVVVTEQPGQEKVLVACLACPKTPKLDLADLREWLSGKLPSYMIPSAVTIVDALPRTSSGKVDRNILARMQGQILQQEVAYLAPRDELETGLAELWQEFLGRERVGVRDDFFALGGHSLLAAHLFARIEQRYGKRLPLATLFETPTIEGIARVIHGKKASTSWRSLVVMQPEGRGVPIFLVHGLAGNVVGFNPLVQHLGNDRPVYGLQSVGLDGLTPPLQSIPQMAEHYLKEVLSVCPEGPYHLGGLSFGGMVAYEMARQLAALGKPVGVVALFDTFPRMEVQGQPWGRRLEEGLDHWRKRVDGHWRDIRSLDLEGLPNYIAQKGRTITKRTQSLVWQSALRLYLAAGGRDGEALPKLFANIGQANRMASQRYITRSYAGKVTLFMAQSHHPWSKQELRSSWNELALGGVEVHEVPGTHVTLIEEPHVRVLAEELRRCLKR